One Candidatus Dormiibacterota bacterium genomic window, TCCCGGTCGAGGTGACGCTCACCGCCTCCCCCTCGAGGGTGCCGGTCCAGGTGGTGTACTCGCGGTTGGCGGCCACCAGCGCGGCGCCGTCGAGATGGGCGGCGATGCGCTCGCAGCGGCCCGGGTCGCCGGGGAGGAGCACGTGGCCGCCGACGTCGCCGGGGCCGCAGGCGAGGTGGTACTGGCGGCCGGCGGGGTCGCTCACCGGGGCGCCTCGCCGCCGAGCACCAGGGGCACGAGGCGGCGCATGTCGGGGGTGTCGATGATCACGTCGGCGGCCGCGGCGGTCTCCGCGTTCACCGGGCAGAAGGCGACGCCGAGGCCGGCGGCGCGGAACATGTCGATGTCGCCGGGGCTGTCGCCCACCGCCACCACCTCGGCGGGGTCGAGGTCCAGCGCCGCCACCGTCTCGGCGAAGACCGGGGCCTTGCCGCCGGGGGGCACGGTGATCTCCGCCTCGCCGGTGAAGAGCCCGTCGAGGACGTGGATGGTGTTGGCCCGGTGCAGCTCCATGCTGAGGTCGGCGGCAACCCGCTCGGCGAGGGCGGTGATGCCGGCGGAGACGATCGCCAGCCGCACCCCGGCGGCCCGGAGCGCCTCGCAGGCGGCGGCCACCCCGTCGTGGTACTCGACCTCGGCGACCACCTCGTCGAGCAGCGCCGAGGCCTCGCCGCGGAGGTCGGCGACCTGCTCGACCAGGAAGCCCTGGCGGTCGAGCGCGCCCTCGCGGTAGCGGGCCCAGCGGTCGCGCTGGCGCCGGGCGTGGCCGGGGCCGAGCTTGCGCTGCACCGCCGCCCAGGAGTTGGCCTCGCGGGTGAGGGTGCCGTCGAGGTCGAAGACCACGGCCCGATAGCCGCCCGGTCGCGGGGTGCGCCGCTCCACAGCTAGGAGCCCGCGCTGAGCCCGTGCTCGCGGAGCGCGTCGTTGAGACTCACCTTCAGGTCGGTGGCGGGGCTGCGGCGGCCGATGATCAGCGCCACCGGGGTGCCGTACTCGCCGGCCGGGAAGCGCTTCGGCCGGGTGCCGGGGATCACCACGGCGCCGGCCGGCACCCGGCCGCGGTGCTCGACCGGCTCGGGTCCGGTGACGTCGAGGATCGGCGTCGAGGCGGTGAGCACCACCCCGGCGCCGAGCACGGCGCGCTCCTCCACCACCACGCCCTCGACGACGATGCAGCGCGAGCCGATGAAGGCGCCGTCCTCGACGATCACCGGGGTGGCCTGCAGGGGCTCGAGAACGCCGCCGATGCCGACCCCGCCGGAGAGGTGGACGTCGTCGCCGACCTGGGCGCAGGAGCCCACCGTCGCCCAGGTGTCGACCATGGTGCGCGCTCCCACCCGGGCGCCGATGTTCACGTAGCTCGGCATCATCACCACCCCGGGCGAGAGGTGGCAGCCGTGGCGGGCGACCGCGGGCGGCACCACCCGCACCCCGAGCTGCGCGTAGCCGCGCTTCAGGGCGATCTTGTCCGAGTACTCGAAGACGCCGGCCTCCATCCGCTCCACCGGGCGCAGCCGGAAGTAGAGGAGGATGGCCTTCTTCACCCACTCGTGCACCGTCCACACGCCCTCCTCCTTGGAGGCGACCCGGATCGCGCCGGAGTCGAGCAGCTCGATCGCCTCCTCGACGGCGGCGACGGTGGTGGGGTCGGCGAGAGGGGTGGTTCCCTCCCAGGCGGCCTCGATGCGCTCCTGCAGCGGGTGGGTGCTGATCATCGGTCCTCGAATGCGAAGCGCCGCAGGGTGTCGAAGGCGCGCACCAGGCTGGCGACCTCGACCCGCTCGTCGGCGCGGTGGGCGTGGGCGGTCGAGCCGGGACCGTAGTTCACCGCCGCGATGCCCTGCTCGGCGAACTCCGCCACCGGCGTCCACGCCTGCTTGGGTTGCACCGCCAGATCACCGGCGTCGCGCAGCCGGGTGCAGAGCTCGTGGTCGGCGACCACCGGCGCCGGCCCGGAGTTGGAGAGCACCCGCAGCTCGCCGTCGGTCACCAGCTCGCGGATCCGCGCCTCCGCCTCTGCGGGGGTGCGGTCGGGGGCGTAGCGGAAGTTGATCCGGCAGGTGGCCAGATCCGGGATGACGTTGTCGGCGATGCCCGCGGAGATCCGCACCACCGACAGCACCTCGCGGTACTCCAGCCCCT contains:
- a CDS encoding 2,3,4,5-tetrahydropyridine-2,6-dicarboxylate N-succinyltransferase, whose product is MISTHPLQERIEAAWEGTTPLADPTTVAAVEEAIELLDSGAIRVASKEEGVWTVHEWVKKAILLYFRLRPVERMEAGVFEYSDKIALKRGYAQLGVRVVPPAVARHGCHLSPGVVMMPSYVNIGARVGARTMVDTWATVGSCAQVGDDVHLSGGVGIGGVLEPLQATPVIVEDGAFIGSRCIVVEGVVVEERAVLGAGVVLTASTPILDVTGPEPVEHRGRVPAGAVVIPGTRPKRFPAGEYGTPVALIIGRRSPATDLKVSLNDALREHGLSAGS
- a CDS encoding HAD-IB family phosphatase yields the protein MERRTPRPGGYRAVVFDLDGTLTREANSWAAVQRKLGPGHARRQRDRWARYREGALDRQGFLVEQVADLRGEASALLDEVVAEVEYHDGVAAACEALRAAGVRLAIVSAGITALAERVAADLSMELHRANTIHVLDGLFTGEAEITVPPGGKAPVFAETVAALDLDPAEVVAVGDSPGDIDMFRAAGLGVAFCPVNAETAAAADVIIDTPDMRRLVPLVLGGEAPR